Proteins from one Niallia circulans genomic window:
- a CDS encoding acyltransferase, whose translation MERNYTIDLIKFFAIFLVVCIHTNPFNNTVIFGVRGDYVSNIIVAVAKIGVPLFFAISGYLFYTKFEITEFKHEYFKKYMRKIFNLFVCWYIFYVIYDLFVILFTNYSKGFQIVMQQFQEYFSSLFNLGFIFYGTLSNSSYHLWYLIALLWAVLILYIALKMKKLNTLLIISLVLHFIGQFGQSYSGLVHIPLNTRDAFFFGLFYVSLGSFFAKNKTTILKTTKIIKITPLISMTIFFTFFQVIERLLTYSLWNPTNINYFITTIPAIICLLLIMVKYTSIARGSFVSKIGANAVGIYVTHVFFLELITTIIDTSTLRNVLAQFILTPFIFFLSYIFYNNLQLIKKKMKKRTNRFQKQININ comes from the coding sequence GTGGAAAGAAATTATACAATTGATTTAATTAAGTTTTTTGCAATATTTTTAGTAGTTTGTATCCATACAAATCCATTTAATAATACTGTGATTTTTGGAGTGCGTGGTGACTACGTTAGTAATATAATTGTTGCTGTCGCAAAAATAGGAGTACCTTTATTTTTTGCTATTTCCGGTTATTTATTTTATACTAAGTTCGAAATTACAGAGTTTAAACATGAGTATTTTAAAAAATATATGAGAAAGATATTTAATCTTTTTGTATGCTGGTATATTTTTTATGTTATTTATGATTTGTTTGTTATATTATTCACAAATTATTCAAAAGGATTCCAAATAGTGATGCAACAATTTCAAGAATACTTTTCATCACTATTTAATCTTGGTTTTATTTTTTATGGAACATTGAGTAATAGTTCTTATCATTTATGGTACTTAATAGCTTTATTGTGGGCAGTTTTAATCCTTTATATAGCCTTAAAGATGAAAAAACTAAATACGTTATTAATTATTAGTTTAGTCTTGCATTTTATTGGCCAGTTTGGACAAAGTTATTCTGGGTTAGTCCACATTCCACTTAATACAAGAGATGCTTTTTTCTTTGGCTTGTTTTATGTTAGCTTAGGAAGCTTTTTTGCTAAGAATAAAACAACAATTTTAAAAACAACTAAAATAATCAAAATTACCCCGTTGATTTCAATGACAATATTTTTTACCTTCTTTCAAGTTATTGAGAGATTATTAACTTATTCTTTATGGAATCCAACTAACATAAATTATTTTATAACAACAATTCCGGCAATAATTTGTTTATTACTTATCATGGTTAAGTACACTAGCATTGCTAGAGGAAGTTTCGTTTCTAAAATTGGAGCAAATGCAGTAGGTATTTATGTTACACATGTATTCTTTCTTGAACTAATTACTACTATAATTGATACATCTACACTAAGAAATGTATTAGCTCAGTTTATACTAACACCATTTATTTTCTTTTTATCATATATATTTTATAACAACCTACAGTTAATTAAGAAGAAAATGAAAAAAAGGACTAATAGATTTCAAAAACAGATAAATATAAATTAA